The following proteins come from a genomic window of Kitasatospora sp. NBC_01246:
- a CDS encoding DUF3566 domain-containing protein, protein MSGATGAAGGATGGRPGAAQGGGGYGVPQPPAEHPAASTSLMPPVGAAGQGGATYGGQPTPPPPGAPAPGGSGFSQPTTYAKGQPTPPRGTRVGGNTPPGGTPVPGGAPRRPGAAPAVGGAGLGRTRKARLRITKADPWSVMKVSFLLSLAVGIIIIVAAAVLWMTLDSLGVFDSLGKTLKEVTAGEAPNSGINLMDYVGFGKVMTFTSLIAVVDVVLLTALSTLSAFIYNAAAGFTGGIELTLAEED, encoded by the coding sequence GTGAGTGGAGCCACGGGTGCTGCGGGAGGAGCCACCGGCGGCCGTCCGGGCGCAGCACAGGGCGGCGGGGGCTACGGGGTGCCGCAGCCGCCGGCCGAGCACCCCGCCGCGTCCACCTCGCTGATGCCACCGGTCGGTGCGGCGGGTCAGGGCGGGGCGACGTACGGCGGGCAGCCGACCCCTCCGCCGCCGGGAGCGCCGGCGCCGGGCGGTAGCGGGTTCTCGCAGCCGACCACGTACGCCAAGGGGCAGCCGACGCCGCCCCGGGGCACCCGGGTGGGCGGCAACACCCCGCCCGGCGGGACGCCCGTCCCGGGCGGCGCCCCGCGCCGGCCCGGCGCGGCGCCGGCCGTCGGGGGCGCCGGCCTCGGCCGGACCCGCAAGGCCCGGCTGCGGATCACCAAGGCCGACCCGTGGTCGGTGATGAAGGTGAGCTTCCTGCTGTCGCTGGCGGTCGGGATCATCATCATCGTGGCGGCGGCCGTCCTGTGGATGACGCTGGACTCGCTCGGGGTCTTCGACTCGCTCGGCAAGACCCTCAAGGAGGTCACCGCCGGCGAGGCGCCCAACAGCGGCATCAACCTGATGGACTACGTCGGGTTCGGCAAGGTGATGACCTTCACCTCGCTGATCGCGGTGGTCGACGTCGTGCTGCTGACCGCGCTCTCCACGCTCTCGGCGTTCATCTACAACGCGGCCGCCGGCTTCACCGGTGGCATCGAGCTGACCCTGGCCGAGGAGGACTGA
- a CDS encoding cyclopropane-fatty-acyl-phospholipid synthase family protein, translating to MAQLARQLVEALEGLLGVPVPLRVQVWDGSAAGPPGAPTVVLRNRRALRRLLWQPGELGLARAYVSGDLELAPGADLYEVLTVVAHLAERPEIRQLALGPGDVVGPRGRRVLGALLRAGALGPQPAPPPEEAGSVRGRVHSRSRDRAAISHHYDVGNDFYGLVLGSSMVYSCAYWEPAAKSLEAAQEAKLDLICRKLGLRPGMRLLDVGCGWGSLVLHAARHYGVTAVGVSISEEQVALARRRVEEAGLADRIEIRLQDYREIPDGPFDAISSVGMAEHVGSEQYRVYADGLYGLLVPGGRLLNHQIARRPDHPGEPHRPSPFIDRYVFPDGELSPVGSTVARLEEAGFEVRDVESLREHYGLTLREWVANLEAHWTEAVRLVGRGRARVWRLYMAASALAFEENRIGINQILAVRTGPEGAAHLPATREEWLLRRPTASHQRTAAGAGADQDLGDRPSVR from the coding sequence ATGGCTCAGCTCGCAAGGCAACTGGTCGAGGCCCTGGAAGGGCTGCTGGGGGTCCCGGTACCGCTGCGGGTGCAGGTGTGGGACGGCAGTGCCGCCGGGCCGCCGGGGGCGCCCACGGTGGTGCTGCGCAACCGGCGGGCGCTGCGCCGGCTGCTCTGGCAGCCGGGTGAGCTGGGCCTGGCCCGGGCCTACGTGTCGGGGGACCTGGAGCTCGCCCCGGGCGCCGACCTCTACGAGGTGCTGACGGTCGTCGCGCACCTCGCCGAGCGCCCCGAGATCCGGCAGCTGGCGCTGGGCCCCGGCGACGTGGTCGGCCCCCGGGGCCGCCGGGTGCTGGGGGCGCTGCTCCGGGCGGGTGCGCTCGGCCCGCAGCCCGCCCCGCCGCCGGAGGAGGCCGGGTCCGTCCGGGGCCGGGTGCACAGCCGCAGCCGGGACCGCGCGGCGATCAGCCACCACTACGACGTCGGCAACGACTTCTACGGGCTCGTCCTGGGCTCCTCGATGGTGTACTCCTGCGCCTACTGGGAGCCGGCCGCCAAGAGCCTGGAGGCCGCCCAGGAGGCCAAGCTCGACCTGATCTGCCGCAAGCTCGGCCTGCGGCCGGGGATGCGCCTGCTGGACGTCGGCTGCGGCTGGGGCTCGCTGGTGCTGCACGCCGCGCGGCACTACGGCGTCACGGCGGTCGGCGTCTCCATCTCCGAGGAGCAGGTCGCGCTCGCCCGCCGACGGGTCGAGGAGGCCGGCCTGGCCGACCGGATCGAGATCCGGCTGCAGGACTACCGGGAGATCCCGGACGGCCCGTTCGACGCCATCTCCAGCGTCGGCATGGCCGAGCACGTCGGCTCCGAGCAGTACCGGGTCTACGCCGACGGCCTGTACGGCCTGCTGGTGCCCGGTGGCCGGCTGCTCAACCACCAGATCGCCCGCCGCCCGGACCACCCGGGCGAGCCGCACCGCCCCAGCCCGTTCATCGACCGCTACGTCTTCCCGGACGGCGAGCTCTCCCCGGTCGGTTCCACCGTGGCCCGGCTGGAGGAGGCCGGCTTCGAGGTCCGCGACGTGGAGTCGCTGCGCGAGCACTACGGGCTGACGCTGCGCGAGTGGGTGGCCAACCTGGAGGCGCACTGGACGGAGGCGGTCCGCCTGGTCGGCCGCGGCCGGGCCCGGGTCTGGCGGCTGTACATGGCGGCCTCGGCGCTCGCCTTCGAGGAGAACCGGATCGGGATCAACCAGATCCTCGCCGTGCGCACCGGTCCCGAGGGGGCGGCCCACCTCCCGGCCACCCGTGAGGAGTGGCTGCTCCGCCGCCCCACCGCTTCCCACCAGCGGACTGCCGCCGGGGCCGGTGCCGATCAGGATTTGGGAGATCGGCCGTCGGTCCGCTAA
- a CDS encoding DUF6191 domain-containing protein: MALFWAMSIPGLVCALVVLAFVDQLALRARRARWIPWRGTGREGQISSTGFEQLHAQFAAGKQHELDERRSTLMLRDEEGEGAPPRTRVDLASGTAVVVTPPRR; this comes from the coding sequence ATGGCGCTGTTCTGGGCGATGAGCATTCCCGGACTGGTCTGCGCGCTGGTCGTGCTGGCCTTCGTCGATCAACTGGCGCTGCGGGCGCGCCGGGCCCGCTGGATCCCCTGGCGGGGGACGGGCCGTGAGGGGCAGATCTCGTCGACCGGCTTCGAGCAGCTGCACGCCCAGTTCGCGGCGGGCAAGCAGCACGAGCTGGACGAGCGGCGCAGCACGCTGATGCTGCGCGACGAGGAGGGGGAGGGGGCTCCGCCGCGGACCAGGGTGGACCTCGCCTCCGGTACCGCCGTGGTGGTCACGCCGCCCCGCCGGTGA
- a CDS encoding DLW-39 family protein: MKKLLLVALVALGGFFVYRQVQADRAEQDLWTEATDPVPAGR; the protein is encoded by the coding sequence GTGAAGAAGCTTCTCCTGGTCGCCCTGGTCGCCCTCGGCGGCTTCTTTGTCTACCGTCAGGTCCAGGCGGACCGCGCCGAGCAGGACCTGTGGACCGAGGCCACCGACCCGGTCCCGGCCGGTCGCTGA
- a CDS encoding DUF5324 family protein, translating to MTRLDSARETAGKTRETLAPYAATAKETAVHLADGAKQRLGPAVDAVGPKASQAAHSARVQYAKHIAPQFEHAFASLPPEAQKNTLKALHRAQETALAARLSAIRAADQARSTVVPKVAHAVEEARATVTPVALEAQTRGAAALTALQGHVTSAEISDLAARNARKEHRNGWATGLAVAGAVAIGSGILVWQWWRHQGDPEWLVEPTTGTPTPAPGPAEAAAAPRPGGSHATSAGTADGTVDAATTSPVNGSTAETAAAPDVPTESGAVEPGSSTPDGPDHDEDRPKPHDPRKPH from the coding sequence GTGACCCGTTTGGACTCAGCACGTGAGACGGCCGGCAAGACCCGGGAAACTCTCGCGCCCTACGCCGCCACCGCCAAGGAAACCGCGGTGCACCTCGCGGACGGCGCGAAGCAGCGGCTGGGGCCCGCTGTGGACGCCGTCGGGCCGAAGGCCTCCCAGGCAGCGCACAGCGCCCGTGTCCAGTACGCCAAGCACATCGCCCCGCAGTTCGAGCATGCCTTCGCCAGCCTTCCCCCGGAAGCCCAGAAGAACACCCTCAAGGCCCTCCACCGGGCCCAGGAGACCGCCCTGGCGGCCCGGCTCTCCGCGATCCGCGCCGCCGACCAGGCCCGCTCCACCGTGGTCCCCAAGGTCGCCCACGCGGTCGAGGAGGCCCGCGCCACCGTCACGCCCGTCGCGCTGGAGGCGCAGACCCGCGGCGCCGCCGCGCTGACCGCGCTGCAGGGCCACGTCACCTCGGCCGAGATCAGCGACCTCGCCGCCCGCAACGCCAGGAAGGAGCACCGCAACGGCTGGGCCACCGGCCTCGCCGTGGCGGGCGCCGTCGCCATCGGCAGCGGCATCCTGGTCTGGCAGTGGTGGCGGCACCAGGGCGACCCGGAGTGGCTCGTCGAGCCCACGACCGGAACCCCCACCCCGGCGCCCGGCCCGGCCGAGGCCGCGGCCGCCCCGCGCCCCGGCGGCTCGCACGCCACGAGCGCCGGCACCGCGGACGGCACCGTCGACGCGGCCACCACCAGCCCGGTGAACGGCTCCACGGCCGAGACGGCGGCCGCGCCGGACGTCCCGACCGAGTCCGGCGCCGTCGAACCCGGCTCGTCCACCCCCGACGGGCCCGACCACGACGAGGACCGGCCCAAGCCGCACGACCCGCGCAAGCCGCACTGA
- a CDS encoding rhomboid family intramembrane serine protease: MLPDESRPPTDEDPRPGGGSGASRCYRHPEQETGIGCSRCGRPICPKCMVNASVGFHCPDCVSGDNRQVRQATTRFGGKPAADGALVTKVLLGLNLAVFLLAAYVLEPWLAEDLSLFSVGPQITGFPYGVAAGPDQWYRLLTATFLHVAPWHIATNMVMLWVIGPSLEAALGRIRFLAVYLLSGLAGSAFAFLLAGGFMNSLGASGAIFGLLGATVVMYKQTRTPLGPVIALLVFNLIVTFSVSGIDWRAHIGGLVAGTLTAIGLMYAPRERRTVVQALTVAGVAGLVLLMVLVGTARYGG, translated from the coding sequence ATGCTCCCGGACGAGTCCAGGCCGCCGACGGACGAGGACCCGCGGCCGGGCGGCGGGTCCGGGGCGTCCCGCTGCTACCGGCACCCGGAGCAGGAGACCGGTATCGGCTGCTCCCGGTGCGGCCGGCCGATCTGCCCGAAATGCATGGTGAACGCCTCGGTGGGCTTCCACTGTCCGGATTGCGTCAGCGGGGACAACCGGCAGGTGCGGCAGGCGACCACGCGGTTCGGCGGCAAGCCGGCCGCCGACGGCGCGCTGGTCACCAAGGTCCTGCTCGGACTCAACCTGGCGGTCTTCCTGCTGGCCGCCTACGTGCTGGAGCCGTGGCTGGCCGAGGACCTCTCGCTGTTCAGCGTCGGCCCGCAGATCACCGGCTTCCCGTACGGCGTGGCGGCCGGGCCGGACCAGTGGTACCGGCTGCTGACCGCGACCTTCCTGCACGTCGCGCCGTGGCACATCGCCACCAACATGGTGATGCTCTGGGTGATCGGTCCCTCGCTGGAGGCGGCGCTCGGCCGGATCCGCTTCCTGGCCGTCTACCTGCTGTCCGGCCTGGCCGGCAGTGCGTTCGCCTTCCTGCTGGCCGGCGGCTTCATGAACTCGCTGGGGGCGTCCGGCGCCATCTTCGGCCTGCTCGGCGCGACCGTGGTGATGTACAAGCAGACCAGGACGCCGCTGGGACCGGTGATCGCGCTGCTGGTCTTCAACCTGATCGTCACCTTCTCGGTGTCCGGCATCGACTGGCGGGCGCACATCGGCGGGCTGGTCGCCGGCACGCTGACCGCGATCGGGCTGATGTACGCCCCGCGGGAGCGCCGGACGGTCGTCCAGGCACTGACGGTGGCGGGGGTGGCCGGGCTGGTGCTGCTGATGGTCCTCGTCGGGACGGCCCGCTACGGCGGGTGA
- the crgA gene encoding cell division protein CrgA: MPKSRLRKKSDYTPPTVATVKISSGRSWVAPLMLALFLVGLVWIVTYYVTSGTWPVESWANWNILVGFGFIAAGFGVSTQWK, from the coding sequence GTGCCGAAGTCTCGACTCCGCAAGAAGTCCGATTACACCCCGCCGACGGTGGCAACGGTGAAGATCAGCTCGGGCCGAAGCTGGGTAGCCCCTCTGATGCTGGCACTGTTCCTGGTCGGTCTGGTCTGGATCGTCACCTATTACGTGACCAGTGGCACCTGGCCGGTCGAGAGCTGGGCCAACTGGAACATCCTGGTGGGCTTCGGCTTCATCGCGGCGGGATTCGGCGTCTCCACCCAGTGGAAGTGA
- a CDS encoding DUF881 domain-containing protein, with protein sequence MSIPPRPARSRAAGIRIVGRALTCAVFALAGLLFYISAQTARGTDLRTDNSLLSLGDVIRQRSSQNQQSQEQLADLQARSQALTGQQGRSPADAARLTALQQAAALEPLQGPGLTVTLNDAPPNATARIPGVPEPGVNDLVIHQQDIQAVVNALWRGGAEGVQVMDQRLIATSAVRCVGNTLLLQGRVYSPPYVVKAVGRTDALRSAVDADPTIRNYLQYVQAYGLGWKVQESGELSVPGYSGTVDLGSAGGQ encoded by the coding sequence TTGTCGATTCCTCCTCGGCCTGCCCGCTCTCGCGCCGCCGGCATCCGAATTGTCGGCCGTGCCCTGACCTGCGCCGTCTTCGCGCTCGCCGGCCTGCTCTTCTACATCAGCGCGCAGACCGCCCGCGGGACCGATCTGCGGACCGACAACTCGCTGCTGAGCCTCGGCGACGTGATACGCCAGCGCAGCTCGCAGAACCAGCAGTCCCAGGAGCAGCTCGCCGACCTCCAGGCGCGTTCCCAGGCGCTCACCGGCCAGCAGGGGCGCAGCCCCGCGGACGCCGCCCGGCTGACCGCCCTCCAGCAGGCCGCCGCCCTGGAACCGCTGCAGGGGCCCGGACTGACCGTCACCCTCAACGACGCGCCGCCGAACGCCACCGCGCGCATCCCCGGGGTGCCCGAGCCCGGCGTCAACGACCTCGTCATCCACCAGCAGGACATCCAGGCGGTGGTCAACGCGCTCTGGCGGGGCGGCGCCGAGGGCGTCCAGGTGATGGACCAGCGGCTGATCGCCACCAGCGCGGTCCGCTGCGTGGGCAACACCCTGCTGCTCCAGGGCCGGGTCTACTCGCCGCCGTACGTGGTCAAGGCGGTGGGGCGCACGGACGCGCTGCGGTCCGCGGTGGACGCCGACCCGACGATCCGCAACTACCTGCAGTACGTGCAGGCGTACGGGCTGGGCTGGAAGGTGCAGGAGAGCGGCGAGCTCAGCGTGCCCGGCTACTCCGGGACGGTCGACCTGGGTTCGGCCGGGGGACAGTGA
- a CDS encoding aminodeoxychorismate/anthranilate synthase component II, giving the protein MTPQLTSPRILVVDNYDSFVFNLVQYLYQLGATCEVVRNDEVTVEHAVRRAGAEGFDGVLLSPGPGAPEEAGVCIEMVHHCARTGLPVFGVCLGLQSIAVAYGAVVGRAPELLHGKTSLVEHEDGGVFEGLPSPLTATRYHSLAVEPATVPDELVVTARTESGVIMGLRHRELLVEGVQFHPESVLTEGGHRMLANWLAECGDPQAVGRSAGLAPVIGRG; this is encoded by the coding sequence ATGACCCCCCAGCTGACCTCGCCCCGCATCCTGGTCGTCGACAACTACGACAGCTTCGTCTTCAACCTGGTCCAGTACCTCTACCAGCTCGGCGCCACCTGCGAGGTGGTGCGCAACGACGAGGTGACGGTCGAGCACGCGGTGCGCCGCGCGGGCGCGGAGGGCTTCGACGGGGTGTTGCTCTCCCCCGGCCCCGGTGCGCCCGAGGAGGCCGGGGTCTGCATCGAGATGGTCCACCACTGCGCGCGGACCGGGCTGCCGGTCTTCGGCGTCTGCCTGGGCCTGCAGTCGATCGCGGTCGCGTACGGCGCGGTGGTCGGCCGGGCGCCCGAGCTGCTGCACGGCAAGACCTCGCTGGTGGAGCACGAGGACGGCGGCGTCTTCGAGGGCCTGCCCTCGCCGCTCACCGCGACCCGGTACCACTCGCTGGCGGTCGAGCCGGCCACCGTGCCGGACGAGCTGGTGGTGACCGCCCGGACCGAGAGCGGCGTGATCATGGGGCTGCGCCACCGCGAGCTGCTGGTCGAGGGCGTCCAGTTCCACCCGGAGTCGGTCCTCACCGAGGGCGGGCACCGGATGCTCGCCAACTGGCTGGCCGAGTGCGGCGATCCGCAGGCCGTCGGCCGTTCGGCCGGGCTCGCCCCGGTGATCGGCCGGGGCTGA
- a CDS encoding class E sortase — protein sequence MTAVRPEGRYQAGADPHGAGAPGPGGRHRQPAPQYGGRGQQPPESQYQQYDPYGAQPLGPGDPEHGGAEDGWSVYEQAGQAAPGDPAHPGQPEYPWLADQTLQLRLPALADDGTPPPLGGRAERRRAAQGRISVRSGGGRRRAADGAATGRARPKESPAVVVARLVGELCITLGLVMLLFVSYQLWWTNVQADAAADGARNQLEQQFDAAQPAPGAAGQPAPDPAKPETFEPGKGFAIIHLPKLGLKFPIAEGTSKSAVLDKGLVGHYAGTGMPADKAGNFALAAHRNTHGEPFRHINQLGKGDKIVVETATAYYTYEITGGIPETPPSNVSVIKPVPNGSGYTQAGRYITLTTCTPEFSSKARLILFGKMIEERPRSQGKPPGLTVG from the coding sequence ATGACCGCGGTGCGTCCGGAGGGGCGATACCAGGCGGGCGCGGATCCGCACGGGGCCGGGGCGCCCGGCCCGGGCGGCCGGCACCGGCAGCCTGCCCCGCAGTACGGCGGCCGGGGCCAGCAACCGCCGGAGAGCCAGTACCAGCAGTACGACCCCTACGGTGCGCAGCCGCTCGGACCGGGCGACCCGGAGCACGGTGGTGCCGAGGACGGCTGGAGCGTCTACGAGCAGGCCGGACAGGCCGCTCCGGGCGACCCGGCCCACCCGGGGCAGCCCGAGTACCCCTGGCTGGCCGACCAGACCCTCCAGCTGCGGCTCCCGGCCCTCGCCGACGACGGCACGCCCCCGCCGCTCGGCGGCCGGGCCGAACGCCGTCGTGCCGCGCAGGGCCGGATCTCGGTGCGCTCGGGCGGCGGGCGCCGCCGGGCGGCCGACGGCGCGGCCACGGGCCGGGCGCGGCCCAAGGAGTCGCCGGCCGTCGTGGTCGCCCGCCTCGTCGGCGAGCTGTGCATCACGCTCGGCCTGGTGATGCTGCTCTTCGTCTCCTACCAGCTCTGGTGGACCAACGTGCAGGCCGACGCGGCCGCCGACGGTGCCCGCAACCAGCTGGAGCAGCAGTTCGACGCGGCCCAGCCGGCACCCGGCGCGGCCGGGCAGCCCGCGCCGGACCCGGCGAAGCCGGAGACCTTCGAGCCCGGCAAGGGCTTCGCGATCATCCACCTGCCGAAGCTGGGTCTCAAGTTCCCGATCGCCGAGGGCACGTCCAAGTCGGCGGTGCTCGACAAGGGCCTGGTCGGGCACTACGCCGGGACGGGCATGCCGGCCGACAAGGCGGGCAACTTCGCGCTGGCCGCGCACCGCAACACCCACGGCGAGCCGTTCCGGCACATCAACCAGCTCGGCAAGGGCGACAAGATCGTGGTGGAGACCGCCACCGCGTACTACACGTACGAGATCACCGGCGGCATCCCGGAGACCCCGCCGTCCAACGTGAGCGTGATCAAGCCGGTGCCCAACGGCTCCGGGTACACCCAGGCGGGCCGCTACATCACCCTGACCACCTGCACACCGGAGTTCAGTTCCAAGGCTCGCCTGATCCTCTTTGGCAAGATGATCGAGGAGCGGCCGCGGAGCCAGGGCAAGCCGCCCGGCCTCACGGTCGGCTAG
- a CDS encoding class E sortase, with protein MDSTRRGVRVTQDETAQAGPPPAPARRRRGRALAALGVLGELLITLGLVLGLFVSYSLWWTNVEADAAAAQAGDRLRGAWAAGPTNAPPAAPGAPSPTAAPGTGTGPAPVAGDGIGFLHVPAMGRGYQVLIRMGTDADTLAEGVAGVYEQPYRAAMPWDATGNFALAAHRDGHGAKFHDLDAVHRGAAIVVETRDKWYVYRVDSTLAETSKYDTGIVAPVPKGSGYQAPGRYITLTTCTPVYTSRYRMAVWGSLVRVDDMDAARTPPTELRS; from the coding sequence ATGGACAGCACGCGAAGGGGAGTACGAGTGACCCAGGACGAGACGGCGCAGGCAGGCCCGCCGCCCGCGCCCGCCCGTCGGCGACGGGGCCGGGCGCTGGCCGCGCTCGGCGTCCTCGGCGAACTGCTGATCACCCTGGGGCTGGTGCTCGGTCTCTTCGTCTCCTACTCGCTCTGGTGGACCAACGTGGAGGCCGACGCCGCCGCGGCGCAGGCGGGTGACCGGCTGCGCGGCGCCTGGGCGGCGGGGCCGACCAACGCTCCCCCGGCCGCCCCCGGCGCCCCGAGCCCCACCGCCGCGCCCGGCACCGGCACCGGCCCGGCCCCCGTGGCGGGCGACGGGATCGGCTTCCTGCACGTGCCCGCGATGGGCCGGGGCTACCAGGTGCTGATCCGGATGGGCACCGACGCCGACACCCTGGCCGAGGGCGTCGCCGGGGTGTACGAGCAGCCCTACCGGGCCGCGATGCCCTGGGACGCCACCGGGAACTTCGCGCTGGCCGCCCACCGGGACGGCCACGGGGCGAAGTTCCACGACCTCGACGCCGTCCACCGGGGCGCCGCGATCGTCGTCGAGACCAGGGACAAGTGGTACGTCTACCGGGTCGACAGCACCCTGGCGGAGACCTCCAAGTACGACACCGGCATCGTCGCCCCCGTCCCCAAGGGCTCGGGCTACCAGGCGCCCGGACGGTACATCACCCTGACGACCTGTACGCCGGTCTACACCTCGCGCTACCGGATGGCCGTCTGGGGCAGCCTGGTGCGGGTGGACGACATGGACGCCGCGCGCACCCCGCCGACCGAGCTGAGGTCCTGA
- the pknB gene encoding Stk1 family PASTA domain-containing Ser/Thr kinase, translating into MEEPRRLGGRYELGGVLGRGGMAEVYLAHDTRLGRSVAVKTLRADMARDPSFQARFRREAQSAASLNHPAIVAVYDTGEDYIDGISIPYIVMEYVEGSTLRELLHSGRRLLPERSLEMTIGILQALEYSHRAGIVHRDIKPANVMLTRQGNVKVMDFGIARAMGDAGMTMTQTSAVIGTAQYLSPEQAKGEQVDARSDLYSTGCLLYELLTVRPPFVGDSPVAVAYQHVREEAQPPSVFDPEVRPEIDAIVLKALAKDRDYRYQSADEMRDDIERFLDGLPVAAAQQAAAYGMGGAAGYGYDQNGYPQQHDPYGQTNVLPQQPGGGPTTMLPQAGYGQQPGYQDDGYGQTYAGAPGGGGNDGYDDGYGRGGGRRGEQPPKKSNTSWIVLAVAAVLVLVGTFFVAQAMFGNKGGDKKEPAKVVAPSLVGKTLAEAKTLAAQSGPKLVVTEGEKVACPDTNVKKDQVCTQTPAAGGQVAEAATITVQLSSGPAKATVPKVVGLTKDQAVKALNDAGFTNIAQPEYKDDDTAPTETVIAQDPAANAAGDPTAQIKLTVSQGKAKVSVPGVVGQQKEAAQATLEGAGFQVDASKTTPTNDPTKVNTVASQSLQPNTKAAANSKITLTIFKAPDKATVPPLQNVPVKDAIAQLQKQGLGYTLLGSQDPNGTVTNSMPGAGTQLDPGQSVTLMVKPPEPTKGGDPANPSPSNTKGGNP; encoded by the coding sequence ATGGAAGAGCCTCGTCGCCTAGGCGGCAGGTACGAGCTCGGCGGCGTCCTCGGACGCGGCGGCATGGCCGAGGTGTACCTCGCCCATGACACCCGGCTCGGCCGTTCCGTCGCTGTGAAGACGCTCCGGGCCGACATGGCCCGTGATCCGTCCTTCCAGGCCCGCTTCCGCCGTGAGGCGCAGTCCGCGGCGTCACTGAACCACCCCGCGATCGTCGCCGTGTACGACACCGGCGAGGACTACATCGACGGCATCTCCATCCCGTACATCGTGATGGAGTACGTCGAGGGGTCCACGCTGCGGGAGCTGCTGCACTCCGGCCGCCGGCTGCTGCCGGAGCGCTCGCTGGAGATGACCATCGGCATCCTCCAGGCCCTGGAGTACTCGCACCGGGCCGGCATCGTGCACCGCGACATCAAGCCCGCCAACGTGATGCTGACGCGGCAGGGCAACGTCAAGGTCATGGACTTCGGCATCGCCCGGGCCATGGGCGACGCCGGGATGACCATGACGCAGACCTCCGCCGTCATCGGGACCGCCCAGTACCTCTCCCCCGAGCAGGCCAAGGGCGAGCAGGTCGACGCCCGCTCGGACCTCTACTCCACCGGCTGCCTGCTGTACGAGCTGCTGACCGTGCGGCCGCCGTTCGTCGGCGACTCGCCGGTCGCGGTGGCCTACCAGCACGTCCGGGAGGAGGCGCAGCCGCCGTCCGTGTTCGATCCCGAAGTGCGCCCCGAGATCGACGCGATCGTGCTGAAGGCGCTCGCCAAGGACCGCGACTACCGGTACCAGAGCGCCGACGAGATGCGCGACGACATCGAGCGCTTCCTCGACGGCCTCCCGGTGGCCGCCGCCCAGCAGGCCGCCGCCTACGGGATGGGCGGCGCGGCCGGGTACGGCTACGACCAGAACGGCTACCCGCAGCAGCACGACCCGTACGGCCAGACCAACGTGCTGCCGCAGCAGCCCGGCGGCGGGCCGACCACGATGCTCCCGCAGGCCGGCTACGGCCAGCAGCCCGGCTACCAGGACGACGGCTACGGGCAGACCTACGCCGGTGCCCCGGGCGGCGGCGGGAACGACGGCTACGACGACGGCTACGGCCGCGGCGGGGGCCGGCGCGGCGAGCAGCCGCCGAAGAAGAGCAACACCTCCTGGATCGTGCTGGCGGTCGCCGCCGTGCTGGTCCTGGTCGGCACCTTCTTCGTCGCCCAGGCGATGTTCGGCAACAAGGGCGGCGACAAGAAGGAGCCCGCCAAGGTCGTCGCGCCGAGCCTGGTGGGCAAGACGCTGGCCGAGGCCAAGACCCTCGCCGCGCAGAGCGGCCCCAAGCTGGTGGTGACCGAGGGCGAGAAGGTGGCCTGCCCGGACACCAACGTCAAGAAGGACCAGGTCTGCACCCAGACCCCGGCGGCCGGCGGCCAGGTCGCGGAGGCCGCCACGATCACGGTGCAGCTCTCCTCCGGTCCGGCCAAGGCGACCGTGCCCAAGGTGGTCGGCCTGACCAAGGACCAGGCGGTCAAGGCGCTCAACGACGCCGGCTTCACCAACATCGCGCAGCCCGAGTACAAGGACGACGACACCGCTCCGACGGAGACGGTCATCGCCCAGGACCCGGCGGCCAACGCGGCCGGCGACCCGACCGCGCAGATCAAGCTCACCGTCTCGCAGGGCAAGGCCAAGGTCTCCGTCCCCGGTGTGGTCGGCCAGCAGAAGGAGGCCGCGCAGGCCACCCTGGAGGGCGCGGGCTTCCAGGTCGACGCCTCGAAGACGACGCCGACCAACGACCCGACCAAGGTCAACACCGTCGCGTCGCAGTCGCTCCAGCCGAACACCAAGGCCGCGGCCAACTCGAAGATCACCCTGACGATCTTCAAGGCGCCGGACAAGGCCACCGTCCCGCCGCTGCAGAACGTCCCGGTCAAGGACGCGATCGCGCAGCTGCAGAAGCAGGGCCTGGGCTACACCCTGCTCGGCTCGCAGGACCCGAACGGCACGGTCACCAACTCGATGCCGGGCGCCGGGACCCAGCTGGACCCGGGGCAGTCGGTCACCCTGATGGTGAAGCCGCCCGAGCCGACCAAAGGGGGCGACCCCGCCAACCCGTCACCCTCCAACACCAAAGGGGGCAACCCCTAA